The Amycolatopsis solani genome segment GCGGGGACCGGCCTGGTGCTCATCCCGGCGTCCGACGAAGACGCCGACGGCTGGGCCCACAGCCGCACGGCGCTGATCCGCGGCGTCGAGAACGGCTTCTCGGTGGCGTGGAGCGCGGCCCGCGGCACCCCGATGCTGGCCGACGCCCGCGGCCACGTCCTGGCCGACGCCCGCACCGGCGGCCGCCCGTTCACGGTGGTCGTCGCGGACGTCCCGATCGGCGGGGGCAAGACGCCGTACGCCCGCTTCGGCGACTGGTTCGCCTGGCTCTGCGGCCTGCTCGCCGTGGCCGGTATCGCGACCGCCGCCCGCCGGTTGTCACGCATCACAACAAACCCCGGTGAAGTCTGAGCGTTGTCCCAGGTCACCGCCGCCGTTCTGTGACCGATCATGAGCTGCATCACTTACTGACGGGTAACTGGAGGCAGTGGAATGCGGGTCACCAACGGCGGTGTCAAGCGAATCCTCACCACGGTCGTCGCGGCGATCACCCTCGGCGTCGCCGCGCCGACGGTCGCCGAGGCGGCACCGAGCAACGGCTGGAACGACTGGGGCTGCCGTCCGTCGGCCACGCACCCCCAGCCCGTGGTCCTCGTGCACGGCCTCGGCGCGAACGACACGGTCAACTGGTTCTTCCATGCGCCGAAGATCGCCGCGCAGGGTTACTGCGTCTTCTCCCTGACCTACGGCACCGGCGTCCTCGGCCCCGGCGTCGGCGGGCTCGCGTCCATGCGCACCAGCGCCACGCAGCTCGGCCGGTTCGTCGACAAGGTCCGGTCCACGACCGGCGCGGCGAAGGTCGACATCGTCGGCCACTCCGAAGGCAGCACGATGCCCGCGTACTACCTGAAGTACGGCGGTGGCGCGGCCAAGGTCGCGAACTTCGTCGGCTTCGGCGCGAACTACCGCGGCACCACCCTCGGCGGCCTCGACGCACTCGCCAAAGCGCTGCTCACCACCGTCCCCGGCCTCGGCCTGGTCCTGAAGACCGCCTGCGGCTCCTGCCAGGAATACCTGGCGCCGTCGGCGTTCCTGGACGACCTCGCCCGCGGCGGCGTGCACGTCGCCGGACCGGCGTACACGAGCATCGTCAGCAAGTACGACGAGGTCGTGACGCCGTACACGAGCGGCATCCTCAACGAGCCGGGCGCGACGGACATCGTGCTGCAGGACTTCTGCGAGTCCGACGCTTCGGGCCACCTGAGCCAGGCGATCGACCCGAACGTGACCGGCCTGATCCTGCACGCGCTCGACGCGAGCTACGCGCCGGCGTGCACGCCGTTCACCCTGCCACTCTGACCCCGGCCCGCCACACCGCGTTCGTCAGCGGCACCCCCGGCCGGTAGGCCAGGTGCGTCACCGAAGGCGCGTCGAGGACGTGGACGTCCGCCCGCGAACCGGGCCGCAGGACGCCCACGTCCTCCCGGCGCAACGCCTTCGCCCCGCCGGCCGTGGCCGCCCAGACGGCCTCCTCGACCGTCATCCGCAGCTGCAGCACCGCCGTCGCGACGCAGAACGCCATCGACGTCGTGTACGAGCTGCCCGGGTTGGCATTGCTGGCCAGCGCGACCGTCGCGCCCGCGTCGAGCAGCCGCCGGGCCGGCGCCATCGCCTGCCGGGTCGACAGGTCGCACGCGGGGAGCAGGGTCGCCACGGTTTCCGACGCGGCCAGCGCTTCGACGTCGGCGTCGCTCAGGTACGTGCAGTGGTCGACGCTCGCCGCGCCGAGCTCCACCGCGAGCCGCACGCCGGGGCCTTCGCCGAGCTGGTTCCCGTGCACCCGCAAGCCGAGTCCGCGCTCGGCGGCGGCCTTCAGCACCCGCGCCGACTGGGCTTCGTCGAACGCGCCGGTCTCGCAGAACACGTCCGCCCAGCGCACGCTTCCCGCTACGGCGTCGAGCATTTCGCTGCACACCAGGTCCACATAGGACTCGGCGTCGGCACCCGGCGGCACCAGGTGCGCGCCCAGGAACGTGACCTCGTCGGCCACTTCGCCGGCGATCCGCGCGCTCCGGGCTTCGTCCACGACAGTCAGGCCGTAGCCCGTCTTCGTCTCCAGGCACGTCGTACCCTGGCGGGCCGCTTCGGCGACGTGGCGGCGGAGGTTGGCGGCGAGCTGCTCGTCGGACGCCTCCCGCGTCGCGCCCACCGTGATCGCGATTCCCCCGGCGGTGTAGGGCTTCCCCGCCATCCGCGCCTCGAACTCGGCGGTGCGGTCGCCGGCGAAGACGAGGTGCGTGTGGCTGTCGACCCACCCCGGCAGCACCGCGCGGCCCTCGACGTCGACGCGCTCGTCGGCGTCCGGCGTCCGGTCCGCCGCGCCCACCCACGCGATCTCGGTGCCGTCGATGACGAGGGCCGCGTCGGTGAGCCGGCCCAGTTCGGCGTCGTTCGTGGTCAGCTCGCCGATGCCCGTGATCAGGATTGCCACAGTGCCTCGATCTCCTTCGCCAGCACGGTTTCCGGTCGGTCGATCAGCTGGTGCGCACCCTCTCGCACGACTACGCGGCCCGCCACGACGACGTGCCGGACGTCGGCCCCGGACGCGGCGTACACCACGCCCGAGGGCTCGATCCCGGCCGTTCGCACCGAGTCAAGGCCGACGGTGACGAGGTCCGCGCCCGCTCCTTCGGCGAGCGAGCCGACCTCGTCCCACCCGATGGCCCCGTGGTCCGTGCCCGCGTCGAGGAGCTCCTCGGCGGTGAACCGGCCGCGTTCTTCGCTGGCCAGCCGGTCGTCCAGTTCCAGTGCGCGGGTTTCCTCGAAGGCGTCGACGACGGCGTTGCTGTCGCTGCCGATGCTCAGCCGAACGCCGGCGTCCCGCAGGGCGCGGGCCGGGCCGATGCCGTCGCCGAGGTCGCGTTCGGTGGTCGGGCAGAAGCACGCGCGTGCCCCGCGCAGCCGTTCGATGTCCGACGCGGTGAGGTGGGTGGCGTGCACGGCGACCAGCCGCTCGGTCAGCACGCCGCGCACGGCCAGCAGCTCGGTGGGCGTGCGGCCGTAGGCGGCCAGGCACTGCTCGTTCTCGGCCCGCTGCTCCGACAGGTGGACGTGCACCACCCGCGGACTGTCCACCAGCGACAATTGATCCGCCGGGACCGCTCGCACCGAGTGGATCGCGGCGCCCACCCGGAACAGTTCGCCTTCCCGCAGCAGGGCCACCCGTGACGCCCACGCGTCCGCCGAGCCGTCGGAGAAGCGCCGCTGGACCTCGTCGGGCTCGGCGCCGATCCCGCCCGCCAGGTAGCAGGTGTCGAGCAGGGTCAGCCGGATCCCGGCGTCGGCCGCGGCCTGCCGCAGCGCCGCCCCCATCGCGTTCGGGTCCGCGTACGGCTTCCCGCCGGGCGCGTGGTGCAGGTAGTGGAACTCCCCCACGCTCGTGTAGCCGCCCAGGACCATCTCGGCGTAGACCCCGCGCGCCAGCCGGTAGTAGCGGTCGGGGTCGAGCCGGGACGCGAGCGCGTACATCCGCTCGCGCCACGTCCAGAACGTGCCGCGTTCGTGGTGCGTCCGGCCCCGCAGCGCCCGGTGGAAGGCGTGCGAATGCCCGTTCGCGAACCCGGGCAGCGTCAACCCGTTCAGGATCACCCCGCTCCGGGGTGCGCCCGGGGTCACCGCCGTGATCCGCCCGCCGACGACGTCGATCCGCACCGCGGGGGCGATTCCGCCGGGCAGCCAGGCCTGTTCGCACCAGAAGGT includes the following:
- the hutI gene encoding imidazolonepropionase yields the protein MAILITGIGELTTNDAELGRLTDAALVIDGTEIAWVGAADRTPDADERVDVEGRAVLPGWVDSHTHLVFAGDRTAEFEARMAGKPYTAGGIAITVGATREASDEQLAANLRRHVAEAARQGTTCLETKTGYGLTVVDEARSARIAGEVADEVTFLGAHLVPPGADAESYVDLVCSEMLDAVAGSVRWADVFCETGAFDEAQSARVLKAAAERGLGLRVHGNQLGEGPGVRLAVELGAASVDHCTYLSDADVEALAASETVATLLPACDLSTRQAMAPARRLLDAGATVALASNANPGSSYTTSMAFCVATAVLQLRMTVEEAVWAATAGGAKALRREDVGVLRPGSRADVHVLDAPSVTHLAYRPGVPLTNAVWRAGVRVAG
- a CDS encoding formimidoylglutamate deiminase — encoded protein: MTFWCEQAWLPGGIAPAVRIDVVGGRITAVTPGAPRSGVILNGLTLPGFANGHSHAFHRALRGRTHHERGTFWTWRERMYALASRLDPDRYYRLARGVYAEMVLGGYTSVGEFHYLHHAPGGKPYADPNAMGAALRQAAADAGIRLTLLDTCYLAGGIGAEPDEVQRRFSDGSADAWASRVALLREGELFRVGAAIHSVRAVPADQLSLVDSPRVVHVHLSEQRAENEQCLAAYGRTPTELLAVRGVLTERLVAVHATHLTASDIERLRGARACFCPTTERDLGDGIGPARALRDAGVRLSIGSDSNAVVDAFEETRALELDDRLASEERGRFTAEELLDAGTDHGAIGWDEVGSLAEGAGADLVTVGLDSVRTAGIEPSGVVYAASGADVRHVVVAGRVVVREGAHQLIDRPETVLAKEIEALWQS
- a CDS encoding esterase/lipase family protein, whose protein sequence is MRVTNGGVKRILTTVVAAITLGVAAPTVAEAAPSNGWNDWGCRPSATHPQPVVLVHGLGANDTVNWFFHAPKIAAQGYCVFSLTYGTGVLGPGVGGLASMRTSATQLGRFVDKVRSTTGAAKVDIVGHSEGSTMPAYYLKYGGGAAKVANFVGFGANYRGTTLGGLDALAKALLTTVPGLGLVLKTACGSCQEYLAPSAFLDDLARGGVHVAGPAYTSIVSKYDEVVTPYTSGILNEPGATDIVLQDFCESDASGHLSQAIDPNVTGLILHALDASYAPACTPFTLPL